From the genome of Ziziphus jujuba cultivar Dongzao chromosome 6, ASM3175591v1, one region includes:
- the LOC107431481 gene encoding uncharacterized protein LOC107431481 has translation MNRNNVRESLVAGRNTPAGSHHRRGRSLTLTAGISNNSSVNRDATAAEENSLDLFSKNRRSLSVTSSDESSDVSVKLGRLSVGSAKVTRNTIDDLLSSTDGGKHDYDWLLTPPGTPIFPSSEGSESQPTLAAPRSSSLARSASATKASRLSVSQSESCHSARPARSSSVTRSSISTSHYSSYSSNRSSSILNTSSASVSSYTRPSSPITRSPSTARSSTPSSRPTLSRPSTPSRARPSPTSSSIDKTRPGQSSRPSTPSSRPQIPANLSSPVARSNSRPSTPTRRSPVSSVSPASGPSLSAGRVLSNGRNATPASRPSSPGPRVRPPPQPVVPPDFPLETPPNLRTTLPDRPVSAGRSRPGAAVSVKGNLESTATSSIPRRHSSPIVSRGRLTEPSGRARVHANGHLSDVTETRKAQHVPDMAMRKPVKSSTTATESTGFGRTISKKSLDMAIRHMDIRSGAGNIRQLSGTTLFPQSIRSATQKAQSVRGLSAAAPINVNGGLHHDNHGSVLENRNNIDRHVENGTESDVGRYSAKLSEVDIYESSRYDAILLKEDLKNTNWLHSIDDKTDQGPIFDNGFESLPEPFGLL, from the exons ATGAACCGGAACAATGTCAGGGAATCTCTAGTCGCTGGAAGGAATACTCCGGCGGGTTCCCATCACCGGCGAGGCCGCAGCTTGACTCTCACCGCCGGAATTTCCAACAACTCCTCCGTCAACAGAGACGCCACCGCCGCCGAAGAGAACAGTTTGGATCTCTTCTCCAAGAACCGCCGCAGCCTCTCTGTTACCTCTTCCGATGAATCCTCCGATG TTTCGGTGAAATTGGGGAGATTATCAGTGGGATCCGCGAAAGTGACGAGGAATACAATTGATGATCTGCTCTCATCCACAGATGGAGGAAAGCATGACTATGATTG GCTTCTCACTCCTCCTGGGACTCCAATATTTCCCTCGTCAGAGGGAAGTGAGTCTCAACCGACCTTAGCAGCTCCAAGAAGCAGTTCCTTAGCAAGATCAGCTTCTGCTACTAAGGCTTCAAGG CTTTCAGTTTCACAATCTGAGAGTTGTCATTCCGCAAGACCTGCTAGAAGCAGTTCAGTGACTCGCTCTTCAATTTCCACATCACATTATAGTAGTTATTCTTCAAACAGATCCTCCTCGATCCTCAATACAAGCTCAGCTTCAGTTTCATCTTATACTAGACCATCATCGCCCATTACCCGCTCCCCATCTACAGCAAGATCTTCCACTCCATCATCCCGTCCAACACTATCACGACCCTCCACTCCTTCTAGAGCCCGTCCATCCCCGACCAGCTCTTCCATTGACAAAACTCGACCGGGACAAAGCTCAAGGCCATCCACTCCTAGTTCTAGGCCACAAATTCCTGCAAATTTGAGTTCCCCAGTTGCGCGTTCAAACTCTCGTCCATCTACTCCCACTCGCCGGAGTCCTGTATCTTCTGTGTCCCCAGCTTCAGGTCCTTCGCTTTCAGCTGGCCGTGTCTTGTCAAATGGTCGCAATGCAACTCCAGCCTCCCGTCCAAGCTCTCCAGGCCCACGTGTTCGGCCTCCTCCTCAACCAGTTGTACCCCCTGATTTTCCTCTTGAGACACCACCAAACCTCAGAACCACTTTACCAGATAGGCCAGTTTCTGCTGGTAGGTCCCGACCTGGTGCTGCTGTCTCAGTGAAGGGGAATTTAGAAAGCACAGCTACATCTAGTATACCAAGACGGCATTCCTCACCCATAGTCTCAAGGGGAAGACTCACAGAACCTTCTGGAAGGGCCCGTGTACATGCTAATGGGCACCTTTCTGATGTTACTGAGACTCGGAAGGCCCAACATGTCCCTGACATGGCGATGCGCAAACCTGTGAAGAGTTCAACAACTGCTACAGAGAGCACCGGATTTGGAAGAACTATCTCAAAGAAATCTCTGGATATGGCTATCAGGCATATG GATATAAGAAGTGGCGCAGGGAACATTCGACAACTTTCTGGCACCACTCTCTTCCCTCAGAGCATTCGATCTGCTACCCAAAAGGCTCAGTCTGTTCGTGGTCTGAGTGCTGCGGCACCTATCAACGTCAATGGAGGCCTGCACCACGATAATCACGGAAGCGTTTTAGAAAATAGAAACAATATTGATAGACATGTAGAAAATGGAACTGAATCTGATGTGGGAAGATACTCTGCAAAACTGAGTGAAGTGGACATTTACGAAAGCTCTCGATACGATGCAATATTGCTCAAAGAAGATTTGAAGAACACAAACTGGCTGCATAGTATTGATGACAAAACAGATCAAGGTCCCATCTTTGATAATGGATTTGAGTCTCTACCCGAACCTTTTGGCCTCTTATAA